The Chitinophagales bacterium genome has a window encoding:
- a CDS encoding TlpA family protein disulfide reductase, whose product MKQLLTIAFSLLALSTNAHNTAVLKGMVSNPISDSIHISYITDFFSFQSNKEHIALDKNGAFSVTLSFDDDYLDVDILHGNQSTELVVTNGSEITLTLDAANFDSTIQYTGNGSEIANFCAKHVLEEGPVFSYTSKAAMMFSKEKKDFAEQLDMMAKEKAAYIESESSLTDNFKQYWKNKFVYNNYYLELMYPTVHKQFKPKDGQGTDVDDIILTKIPKETFNDEYISVPEYKIFVYNYIGGEFVKNKTTPETELHTADSIMQVMILKLPHETAEYGLANILCQMSKIYSLTTIEHLYSKYRKHFPNGKYSAPIENAIAIKTNTGKGKPAMNFTATTSDGKTVSLSELKGKVVYIDFWASWCTPCIRELPHSKKVSEHFAGNDKVVFLSISIDQDKNSWKSAIDKYKIPGINAIDGNGWEGTIARLYHVQSVPSYFLVDKNGNFALDRTLRPSDEEALISAIEALVK is encoded by the coding sequence ATGAAACAGCTTCTGACAATCGCATTTTCTTTACTTGCACTCAGTACCAACGCACACAATACAGCCGTGCTAAAAGGCATGGTCAGCAACCCGATATCTGACAGTATTCACATCAGCTATATCACTGACTTCTTTAGCTTCCAATCCAACAAAGAACATATCGCATTGGACAAGAATGGAGCGTTCAGTGTGACACTCTCCTTTGATGATGACTACCTGGATGTTGATATTTTACACGGCAACCAGTCTACCGAACTTGTTGTAACAAATGGCAGTGAAATTACCCTGACACTGGATGCAGCCAACTTTGACTCTACAATACAGTATACAGGAAATGGTAGCGAAATTGCCAACTTTTGTGCGAAGCATGTGCTTGAAGAAGGACCTGTATTCAGCTATACATCAAAAGCAGCAATGATGTTCTCAAAAGAGAAAAAAGACTTTGCAGAACAACTGGATATGATGGCGAAAGAGAAGGCTGCCTATATAGAGTCAGAATCGTCTTTGACAGACAACTTCAAACAATACTGGAAAAACAAATTTGTATACAACAATTATTACCTGGAATTGATGTATCCTACAGTGCACAAACAATTTAAGCCTAAAGACGGGCAAGGCACTGATGTAGATGATATCATACTTACTAAAATACCCAAGGAAACATTTAACGACGAATACATTTCGGTACCGGAGTATAAAATATTTGTGTACAACTACATAGGAGGAGAATTTGTCAAAAATAAAACGACACCGGAAACAGAATTGCATACCGCTGACAGCATTATGCAGGTAATGATCTTAAAATTGCCACATGAAACAGCAGAATACGGATTAGCCAATATCTTATGCCAGATGAGTAAAATATACTCTTTAACTACTATTGAACACCTTTATTCGAAATACCGGAAACACTTTCCAAACGGTAAATACTCAGCCCCTATAGAGAACGCAATAGCCATAAAAACAAATACAGGTAAAGGCAAACCAGCAATGAACTTTACCGCAACTACATCAGATGGCAAAACTGTTAGCCTGTCTGAACTGAAAGGTAAGGTAGTATACATAGATTTCTGGGCTAGTTGGTGTACCCCATGCATTAGGGAGTTGCCACACTCCAAAAAAGTCTCCGAACACTTTGCCGGAAATGACAAGGTTGTTTTCCTGAGCATATCAATAGACCAGGATAAAAACAGCTGGAAATCTGCTATTGATAAGTATAAGATACCGGGTATCAATGCGATTGATGGCAATGGCTGGGAAGGAACAATAGCCAGGCTGTATCATGTACAGTCTGTGCCATCCTATTTCCTTGTGGACAAAAACGGAAATTTTGCACTGGACAGAACCTTAAGACCAAGCGATGAAGAAGCACTGATATCAGCTATCGAAGCGCTTGTAAAGTAG